The DNA window GGGAGAGGGCGGGGAGCTTGTGGCCCGCCCCCTTAACTCCTAAATACCCGGAGAGGTTGAGACCTCCGTAAGGGCTGATCCCAAGGACACACTCCGATGCCAAGCGGGAGTCACGCTACACCGGTGAAAGCACTGGGCTTGGAGTCAGGAGAACAGACTCTAAGCTTTGGCTCTGCCATTCCCTGCCTTGAGCAAGTCTTccatctctgtctttttcttctgtgAGATGGAGCAGTAACTGCCCTGACCTGCCTTCTCGCTGGGTTCTAACGTGAAAGTGTACCCTGGTTTGctgtgtgtggatttttttttttaagagacgggttctccctatgttgcccaggctagtctcctgagtagctgggattataggcgggagccaccacgctgggGTTTTGTTTTGAGCCTGGGCGGTAAGAGTTTCccgatctcccctcactgcaacttccgcctcccaggttcaagcaattctcctgcctcagcctcctgagtagctgggattacaggcgcccaccaccacacccagttagtttttatatttttagtagagacggggtttcaccatgttggccaggctggtctcgaactcctgatctcagatgatccacccgcctcagcctcccaaagtgctgggattacaggcgtgagccaccacacccggcctgtttgtttttgCAGGGAGGGCAATGGCCAGAGGGAGGGGGCAGCCAGAAAGCTCTCCCATTCTTTCTGGGGTCACATGCAGGTGATGGGTGTCAGACCTTTGGGAAGAAAGGGGAGAGGGGGTCAGATATTCACATACCTGTGTGGCTGCTCTCAGCTTGGGTGAGAAGGGGGTTAACGGCACCCATGGGGGTTCCAAAGATGTGGGTAGAAGGGAGGCTAAAGGTAGAGCCAGCCAGAGAAAACACCTGAGGGAGGGAGGTAGAATCCCCTGGCAGTTATTCTTGGATCTAGGGCACAACTGTGTGTACCGGGGTGCACGGGGTCGGGTGTGCTGGGGAGCAGAGGGGACCAGAGCCCGGAGGGAGGTCTGGTGGCAACTCAGCCCAGTTGCTCCAATTCCCACGGAAGGCTAGGGTCCTCTGTCAGTCTGTCCCCAACCTGCCCAGAGAAGGAGGAGCCCGGGAGTCAGGTCTCACCTGAGTGGTGGAGATAGaagcagaggaggaggggagggtgcTGGTGAATGGGGAGCGGCTGAGGCGGGGCAGGGCCGAGGTCCCTGGGGGCcccaggaggctggaggagagagGGGTGCTGCAGACGGCCCGTAGCATCCCGCCACTGTGGGAGATGGGGTCCTTATTACTGGTGTAGATGCCTGCAGGCACAAGGAGGACAGAGGGAAGCACACGGTTACCCTCCACCCCAGACTCCTGCTCAGCCAGGGCTGTTACAGCCCCTCCCCAGCTCCAGTGCTCCCTGATTCTGGCTACACATCCAGCCTAACCCTCTTGCTGCAAAGATGTCACTTCTTGCCTGGGTGACATCTGCTTGCTGCGCCTGCTTGTTAAACTGCCCTGCCCAGGGCTGGGGAATTCCTAGCTTTTATAATCTCCCTCCCAAAACTTGGTAAAACCTTCTGACAATCTGCCCCCAACCCTTTCCACTCCAGGCATGCAGAGGGGGATGTCCTGAAGTTGACTGTCTGTGCTCTGTCTTTTGGAGGAGTATCCATCCCATTTCCTTCTAAGTGCATGTGTAAGTTCTGTTCCTCACTAGACTGGCTGGGCCCTGAAATGCCCTCTGTCCCCAGGGGTCACTAACCTGCCCCTAGTAAGGGGGACTCCAGGCTCAGGCTGGGCAAGCTCCCAGAAGGCCCAAAGGTTCGGGAGGCCAGACCTCCCAGGCCAGAGCTGACCAGGGAGCCTCCAGAGAAGGGTGAGGCAGCAGTGGCGGTAAAGCCAGCCAGCTGGGCACTGGGCAAGGATGGGGCAGCTGGGCCCCCAGTGCCCTCCTTGTTCCGACTGCCCTTGGGACGGCCTGGCCCGTGGCGGCTCCTCTTGCTGGCTTTGTGCTTCTTCTCCTTCAGGCCTGTCTCAGGGGTCTCATCAGCAGGCACAGGGGTGGCACTCAGTGCGGGCATCCGCTTGTGGGTGCCTGCCGAGGCCCCAGACCCCGTGACGTGGGGTGATTTATAGTCCCCAGGGGAGGGCGCCCGGGCCCGGCCTGAGCTGGAGGTGGTAGTGGAGAAGCGCATGATGGGCCCAAAGCCAGAGAAGACCACCTTCTGCTCAAAAAGGTCAGCCTTGGGGGGCTCGGgggctgagggagaaggaggggctGAAGGGGCAGGGGCTGCGGGCTTGGAGTACTTGTCCTCCTCTGGCTGCTCCAGCTTGGGGAATGCAGAGAAGTCAGGGGAGCTCTGCAGGGATGAGACTGTGCACAGAGGGAAAATGGTTACAGCTGGACCCCAGATCCCTGCACTCCCTCCCACTCCCACGTGTACTGGAGGGAGAGAGCTCTGGTCCAGGAATGGGGACGCCTGGTTTCCTGTCTCAGCTCTGCTACTGTCTGTGTCCTGGGATAAGTACCCCCGACCCCTCCAGCTTTCCCACCTGTAATAAAATGGAGAGTAACTCGTACCCTACTGGCCTCACCAGATGACTGTAGCGATTATAGGAGATAATGTTTACGGGGTGCTTGAAAAATTGTACCTTGTAGCACAAATGTAGGGGATAAGGAATACTGTTATGGGTTGGTGGAGGAGGAGAGTTCTGGCTCAAGAAGGAAGGGTTTAGGGGCAGGGTTGGAGAGGAGGGGATTCCCCATCTTTATCCTGAACCAATGTAGAAGTAAATGAGATGCAAAACCAATATGCAAAGTCCCTCGCCAGAAAAGCTCAGGATGAAAggctctccctgctcccagcttCCTCCCGGATGCTCACACTCACCTGCAGGCTGGAAGGGCCccccagaggaggaggaagaggaggaggaagaggaggaggcagaggtaaaACTGCTCACACCTTTCCCACTGCTCAGTTTCTTCCCCTTATGACTCAGGCTATGGCTGGAAGACTTTTTCCCCTTTGAGTCCCTGCTGCTCTCAGAGGTCTCCTGCGTGCTGGCCTCAtggtgggaggaagaggaagctgaggaggagacctgaaggagaggagagaggaaggttCGACACCGGCTGCCTGGTCCTGTGCTGATCCTGATGTGGGAGTGAAGCAGGGGGGCACAGGACCTCGCTCAACTGAGAGAGCCCACAGCTAGTTTCGTGAAGGACTTTCGGGCAGGGAGTGGCTGGGAGCTCCTAGACAGGGATATGAGGAGGCAGCTGTGGCACTCCTGGGTGTGAGGCAGAGGGGAATTCACTGAACCCAAGAAGGCGTCTGTCTTTCACCTTAGGCAGGGAAGATGGAAGCTGAGGGGGAGATGAAAACAGTCCCAGAATCTGAAGAGATTTACTCATTggtccattcattcactgaatacTTAGGGCGCCTAAGGCAGCTGGACCTATGCTGGAAGTGGCGAGGCAGAGAAGAGGACCCACAGGAGAATGGACTTCTCTGGTGCCATCCTGGAGCCCTCCAGCTACTACTCCAAACTTCAGCCCCCTGGCTTTCCACCCATTCTCTGACCACCCCATGCTCTTCCTAGACAACCTGAGATTGCACACACTAAGCGTCTGCCAGGAGAGCCTATCCTTACTCTTCCTGGGAAATTTCTCATCCTTTAAAATCCAGCTTAGAAGTCCCTCTTCCCTGAAGCCTCCCTAAATACCTCAGGTGGAACAAGGCACTCTGTCCCCTTATTTCCAGAGAACTGGGCACACCTGACCACATGTCAACAGCTGACACTCTGCACTGAAATGTTCTGTCCTGTGTCTGAGGCACCAGAAACCAAGGAGAGTGGCAGGGTGGTGGTGGAAGGAGCGTGGGCTCTAAGTCGGGCAGAGCAGGGTATGAGCCTGGCAGGCTCTGCCCTTTACTgccatgtttttgcttttttatttttattttttgagataagagtttcactcttattgcccaggctggagtgcaatggtgcgatctcggctcactgcaaccttcaatcacctcccgggttcaagtgattttcctgcctcagcctcccaagtagctgggattacaggcaccagccaccacaccctgctaattttttgtatttttagtagaggcagggtttcaccatgttggccaggctggtctcgaactcctgacctcaggagatccacctgcctcagactcccaaagtgctgggactacaggcgtgagccactgcacctgacctctcTGCCATGTTATACTGTGCAAAGTCTCAACCTTAATGAGTATCAGTGTCCTTACAGGGAGCACTATGCATATGTGGTGAGTTGGAAGCAGCATGATGCCAGATACATCATATGGGGTCAATAAATGATGAGACATCCGATGGCAGCAGGTGAAGAGCACAAGCCTTCAAGCCAGACTGTGTTGGAATCTCAGCTCTACCACTTTACTAGCTGTGTGCttttaggcaaattacttaacctctctgtgccccatCGTCTTCATATATTAAATGGGGTTGGTAAATTTCCAACCTAATTGGATTATTTTGAGTATTAAATGGACTAATCTCCATATGCCCTTCCATCTCCTGGTTCCAGAACACAGCCTGGCATGCTGTGAGTTCATTCGTGCTTCAGGCTGCTGCCAGGGACGGCCCTTTTCCTCCTGGTAGCAACCAGGTATTCAGTCAATCGTGCTGAACAGATAAATGCTGAATGGAGGCTGGACCGGAAACAAGagccaccctgccctgcccctcccaggcAGAGTCCTggtctctgtcttcctctttgtTCTTTTCAACAGCTGGAGTTCTGAAGGGAGCCAGATGTGGTTCTGAGAGCAAGGGAAGAGAGGGGCTGGGGGGAAGGGTAGCTGAAGTGCTGGGTCGAGTGGAGGGGGATGGGCAGAGTTCTCTGGCATGTCCAAGGGACATCCAGTTACTGGAGAAACTCCCAGATCCCTGGCCATTTCTTGCCACCTGCCTGCAGGGCCCTGGAAAGGTCAGAGGGCATGAAtgacaagctctccaggtgagccctgggaagcagggaagggagaggTTTACTGGGGCAGTTGCCACAGCAACATCACCCTGGAAACCTGATACCTGAGCCTCCTGCTAAGGTGCCCAGAGCTCTGCCAACCATCTGAGGTAGAGTGGAGGTGAATGGGCAATAATGGTGACAGGAGGGAGCAATTTCTCCAGCTCCCCGCACCCTCCTGGGTTCTCCTCCCATGGGGAGGGCAGGTTGTAGGGAGCAGGGAGGGCTGTTCCAGCTTGGATTAGTAATTCCCTGGCCTAGGGTAGGGCCTGCCTATGGCTCATCCAGATGTTGCCCATTTCTGGAGACAGGCCTGATATACCATGCCCTGCTGGAAATGGGGGGGGATGAGTGGGAGTTTGGGGGTACTGTCCAGGGGCCTGCCCCCCATGACACCTTGGTCAGAACTTTCAGCCCCTCCAACCTGCACGGAGTGGGATTTGGGTTGGGTGACAAGCTTTGGGTGTCCTCCTGATGGGGCGTAGGGGATGTCCTCTACTCATCTCTGGGGATATGGGCCCTAGAACTTGGAGAGCAGGCCTGAGTGCCATCCCCCACTCTCTGCAGACAAGAGCCCAGGGCTGAGGCCCTCTGGACAGAGGCAGATGGGAACATCTGGCATCCAGCACCCCAAACCCCCAATCCCATGGTTGGTCAGTGATTGGTGGCCCCTTCTAGGCTGGAAGAGAGTAAAgggtgtggggtgggaggggagtggcATTAACTTGAAGCTATGGGGAGGGTACCCAAGTCCCTGGCTCACCAACCTCTCGCCCCtcgcctccctccctctgccacccCAGACCCACGCGCCATCCCTCCTGAACATGGGCAGCAGTACCTTGTCAGCAGTGGGGACCACGGGCGGGGTGAGGATGCTGGGGGGCGACTCAGGCCGCTTCTTGTGCTTCTGCTTAAGGCGTTCTTTGTCCTTTCGACTCTGGAGAGGAAGAGGTGACTAGATACTGTGCTGGGGGGCTGTCTGGGCGAGGATAAACATGACATGTGGGTATGGGGAGCTGACACCCTCTCAGGATGGGGTTTTGTGGGCATCCTCTCTCCCTGAGGAGGGCAGGCTAATGGGCTGGGAAGGAGCAACTCAGGCAAGTTCCTATGAGAGCCAACAGCCCTTCCCCCGGCCCCGCCTGCTAAAAATAGCCTGTCCCATTATCACGCCAGTGCCACAGAGCACCACGCGCGTGAACACACACCTGCAAGGGTGTCCACCTGGGACACAGCTGCACAGACGGATAGGAGCAGGGCACGCTGTGCTATGTGGTGCGAGGGAACGCAGGCATTAGCACTTACACACTAGGCGGCACATGGCTGGACTGCGGAGACATGTGCAACGTGCAGAGCCATGTGTCTGGGGCTTGGGGGACACTGTGATGTCATGGGGAGGACCCAGAGGAACCACTAATACAGCCACAGGGAAGCCAAGTTCCCACGTCACCCCCCTGTTTTACTTCAGCCCCCTCCTGCCCTCAGTGGCctcagaggaaggaagaaggcaggGCCAAGACCTTAAGGGCACCTCATGATGGCTTCTTGAGCCATGTTTGTGAGTCTCTGAGTCCCCATGTGGGAGTGACGACAGGCGAGGGCGGGGCTTCTACCTTCTTCTGGCCCCTCTCGTGGTGGGTGGGGTGCTTCTCCTGCTGCGTGGATGGTGAGGCTGACCGGCTTCTCCTCCCAGAGATGAAACCACTGCCACCTCCCCCCATGCTGCCGCCGCTGCCGCCTCCTCCTCCAGTGCCTCCTCCGCCTCCCCCGCTGCTGTGCCGGGATGTCTTCTGGGGGAGAGATTTGAGAGAAATTGCAAACCCTCCTTTCACAGGCTTAGGGAACACTTCCAGAAGGTTAGAGGATCCTGATCCTGGGGGTCAGTTCCATGTGCCCCGTCCGTCACTAAGAGGACCTCATGCCCTCTATGATGCTCAGCAGAAGGGCGTTCCCCAGCCTGAAAACCCTAGAGCATCCCAGCTGGGTCGTCTGATGTCAGAGTCAACCACTGAGGCCTGGGTCTTTCACTCTCTCCATGGTGCCCTCTTGGCTGACTGAGCCACGGCACGTTTCTAACTCCTTCCCTGGAGCAGAGGGTGTGCAGGGGACCCTCATGGGGAGCCAGTGCTCCCCTGCACTCCACGTCCGATCCCCACTCTAGACACTTGGCTCAGCTATCACCCCCTTCTCCTTTTTCCTGGCCCCTCCCCTCCACCAAACACAGTGGTTGCTCCTGTCCCAAAGGATATGCTACCCTTAACTTGAAGAAAGCGGGGAAGTAAACATCAACACAACCCAAACAACCCTCATGGTGCCTCTCCTCCCAGCCGGGCCTGCCTCCCCCATTCCCTTCACTACAGACCCAGCCTGACGGCTTCACCCTCCCCGGGCTTGTAGCTGCTCCCTCTAAGGTCACCAACTACCTCCCAACTGCCAAGCCCAAGGGTTAATTTCAGGCCTTGTCTGACCTGGCAACTCCCCAGTGTTGGACACAGCTCCTACCTGCAGAGCCCTATACCCTGCAAGGCCCCCTCTTTCGTGGCCCACCTGATCTATCCTTGTGGACACCCTGGGATTATAGCCCCAGCCTTATAAGCCTGGAGCTGCCACTACACCTTGCCCAGGAGTCTGACATCCACCAAATCTAAATGTCTCCACATGGCACCTCCTGCAAACCAAACCAAGCTCGTTACCTTGTCCTAAGTTATCATCAAACCCTGAAACCAAGGTGACCATGTAACTTATGATCCAAACCTGGAcactttgaaaaatgaaacaggGGAACTATTAATAATTACACCAGGGCAACAGGTATAAACTGGGACTGTCTGGGGCAAATTAGGACATGTGTTCCCCCTACAGAAGCCAGCTGCACCCCTTGTTCATGGCACCCCCAGGTATCCAAGCTCCATTTACTCAGTGTCTAGAGCCTAGATCCTAAATGTCACCCCCAACTCCTACTTCTCAGCCACTCCCACGATTAGGCAAGTCTCCCTAGAAATGGTTCTAGCATCCAGCCTCACCCCTCCATCCCCCTTCTCGCAGCTGTCTCCCGGCCATCAGCCTCAGCCCTTCTGATCCAGCCTCAGAGCGGCTGCCAGGGTAATCTTCCTAAAAAACAAATCTGATCATGTTACTCTCCCGCTTATAGGCCTGACGAGCCTGTGGCTAGGGGGTAGATCCAAGCTGCAGCCAACTGCTCCAGAACACCTCACGGCTTCTGGGACACACGAGTCTCTCCACAAACACAGAGTAGCACCCTTTCCAGCCTCCCCCTGGGCCTCCCCCTGGGCCccaggcctgaagcctggggcaGAGACAAGCCCAGTTCGGGCCCTGCTTTCTCACCTCATCTCCTGCCTCTTCCCCACCAAATACCCCATTCTCCCGCCGCTCACCCATGCCCTTCCTCCTCTCAGGACTTTGTCCACACTAGTCCCTCTGCCTGGGACTCGTTTCTCTGTTTGGCAGGCTCCCGAGGAGTTTTCAAATTAGGCTGCCCGTTCTAAATCCCATCTACCAGCTGCAAGATAAGTTATATAACCTCAGTGAGCcttagtttactcatctgtaaaatggggaaaatatagTACTCCTAGTTCTTAGGGTGGGTGGGAGGACCACGCAAAATAACACACGGCAAGAACTTTGTCCTAAGGCGGAGGCATAGTAAATGCTGCCTCCCACACAAATTGGCTCTTATTTTGATTTCCACCTCCACTCAGCTTAAATGCTACCTCTTCCTTAAAGCCTCCTAGACTCCGACAGGCAGAGTCTGAGCTTTGTCTTTTGGGACAGACTGCTTGGTCCAGCTCTGATCCACACACTTGAAGCTATACTTTATTTCTCATCGAATGAAGAGCTCCTCTTGGGCAGGGACTGGGTTCTTTCCCTCTCTGTCCTCCTAGCACCAGGTACTGGCCTGGCCCAAAGCCCATGCCCTCTAACCATCTAACCACAGCTGACTGACCCTCTTATGCACTGGCCGCTGCGACTCACCATCTTGCTGAAGTGGTATTTGCAGTAGCCACAGTACTTGACGTTGTCCACCTCCAGCACTTCTTCCTCACACAGCAAGCCTGCCATTTGGGCACTAACCAGAGAGGGCAGCCTGAGACGGCTGAGGCCACATATCAGATGAgccaccttcctcccaccctcctggcCCCCTGCTGAGGTGAAGCCAAGACCATCCAAAGAAAGCATTGCCACCACCATCAAAAAGACAGCAGCTAGAATGAGCCTGATCAGTGGCCATCCAGAACCACCCCAGGGGCGGGGGGTGGGACGGGGGTCTCACCAGGTGACGTGGAAAGCTTGTCGACATCCATGGCGGTTACAGGTCATGCAGGCTCCTGAGGCCGCCTTGCTCTCCCGGCCCTGCTCCTCACAGATGTAACAGGTCTGCAGGACACAGCACAATCGTCCCCTCCTCCAGGGAGCCCCTGTCCTACTGATGGTCCTTAGGCCACCCCTTTCATTCCATTTGCTCTCCACAGTCTTAGATCAGTGctatcccacagaactgtctgcAGTGATGAAAACGCTCTATGGTCTACACTGTCCAAGACAAATGCCACCAGTCACATGGGCTATTAGCACTTGAACtatggctagtgtgactgaggaactagattctaaattgtatttaattcttgtttatttttattgatttatttgagacaagagtctccctctgtcgcccaggctggagtgcagtggcacgatctcagctcactgcaacctcctccgcctcctgggttcaagggattctcctgtctcaacctcccgagtagctgggactgcaggtgctcaccaccatgcccagctaatttttgtatttttctagagacggggtctcatcatattggccaggctggtctcaaactcctgacctcagatgatccacacccctcagactcccaaatgctgggattacaggtatgagccaccatacccggcctgcatttaattttgattaattcaTGTAGCCATGTATGGCCAACGGCTACTATGCTGAGTAGCACAGTCCTTGGATGGTGAGCTCTGAAAGGCCAAGGCCTGTGTCTGTCTTGCTCACTGGGGAGCTTATGCCCACCTCTGCGCTTCTGCGCAGGCCTTCTTCTGCCTGGAACCTGGGGCCCTCACCCTCCTGGAAGCTGGCTCCTTCTCATGCCCCAGATCTCAGCCTAAATGTCTCCTTCCTTTACCATCTGGTCTAAAGTAAGCCCCCACCAGGtctttattttaatgtcttattttcttcacagcacttatCACAAATTGCATTTACTTTGTCTTTTTACTGATATTTATGTTCTTTGCATGCAAGAACTTGCATTCCATTGAGCGGGTAGCACACCTGTCTTGATCAGCACAGAACAGCATGTTCCAGCTACCTTGCACCAGGTCTGGCgcatagtaggcacttaataaaatGTGTCCagcaaaggaatgaatgaagtaCCTGCGAAGGTCTACCCTCTGGCAGAACTACTGCAGAGGAGCCTACTATTTCACCTGAGTGCCAGAGCACGAGTGTGTCTGTCAACAGAAGGGTGGTTCACTGGTAGGTACCTACCCACCTCCCAAGTTCTCTTTCAGTGCTGGTTGGACAGAATCAAATTACACTGGATGAAGAGAGTGTTGGAGGAACCCATGGATAGGAGGGAACTGGTAGGGGACACAGCGGGGGTTGCCGACCTTGTTGAAGCGATCATGAGGCACATACTGCAGCACGATGGGCTCCATGGTGAGCACGTTGGCAAATTGCACCTCGGGGATGTAGAGGGCACACACCACGTGTGCCCAGCCTGGGACAGTGTGGAGGTGGCCTCAGCTGCAGATGGCAAGCTGGAGACTCCACCCCTCATGACCCCATGCTGCAGACCGTTCCCTCCTCCACAGCCTTCCCATCCGATTCCAGCACCAGCCAGGGAAAGAAAACCCGGCCTCCACCCCAACCCAGTCCACTCCCGCCTTCCCAGACCCTGCTCAGGGGGCCTTGCTGACCTCAGCAGATGAGCCCTCCTCACCTCCATTATCAGTCCTCTTCAATGCCCCGTCTTTGTGTGGGCACAGCTCACACCTCTGCCAATGCAAGGGTGCACAGGGGTTGGGGGATCTGCTGAGCTGGGCCCTCTCTGAACACATTCAAGGGGTCCCAGGCTGAAATGCTAAGCTCTAGCAGGGGATGGATGGGGCTACAGTGGAAACAGGATTGGCCGTGAGTTGGTAACTGTTGAAGATGAGGAAGGGGACATGAGATTCATTATAGTTTTTCCTCTACTTTCATATGAGTAGGAAACTTCCCATAATAAAAAAGTTCAGACAGACAAAAACCAAAGCCCCATGCCTGAgatggggcagagggagggatgAGCGTGAGGCAGAGGAGGGGTTGGAGGTAGGTGTGCAGGAAACAGGaagtctgtgtgacagagctaAGTCCCACCCCAGCCTCGCCTCAGAGTCCCCTAGCTCAACCGGAGACGCTCAGGTGTGTGGGAGGGGCCCGGGAGTGGAGCGGGGCAGTCTGGAACTCACCACCCTGGCTGCTCGCTCCTGAGATTCACATTTCCGGCAGAACCAGGGTCCCGTTGGCACCTGAACGATGCCATAGCAAGCTGAGGGGGAGGGGGGGACAGTCGCTGAGCAAAGCTGTCAGCCAGTGGCTTTTTCCTAGGGTAACTGGGGGAAGGCGGTGACTCCAAAGAACTAGAGCCAGTTCCAGTAATGGGAGCTGCTCCCCAGTCTGGGGGTCACTCGCTTAACAGCAGGACTGCCCAACCGCACAACACCAGCCTTCAACCACACAATCAAGCACTCCAAACAGGGCGGGAAGTCTGAGTCTTTGACCTTAAACTTCTAGAAGATCCTCCCCCCACGCCCTTTCTGGACTTGTTTCCCAGCTCCTTCCCCGGACCAGCCATCAGCATCAGGAACAGAGAAAACCAGAGGGGACAACAGTCACGACCGTCAAACACGTTTTGTTGTTGTGGGCGGGGGGATTTCTTAAAGGGCCAGTGAGGGACGAGGCGGAGAAGTAGGGGGTCTAGGGACCTCATCTACTTCTAAGTATCACAGAGTCAGGTTAAAAGTCAAGGCCGAGGGCAGGTGCGGTGCTGGGAACCCAGAGGAGCGTGGCGGGAAGAGCCCCGGGCCACAGCATTCAGGGATGTCCCAGGAAGGGGGGGCCCGGCTGCCTGTGCCAGGCAGGCGGGAGATGCCAGCCTGCGCCCTCGGCAAGATTCCTCAAGGAGTTAACTCCCGAACCATGTGCTGCTGGGGGAAACTCCAAGCCTCCCTCTTCTCGATTCCGGCCCCCTGCACAACCTCTCTCCTATCCTTAGCTCTTCCCCGGCGGATTTTAGGAGTCCCTTCTCCCCTGGgacccttctcttccctttccaagTCCGCTCCTCCCATTATCCGGAAGCGAGGGGGGATGACGCCCCCCCTTGACCTCTTCCTCCGGGAGCCGGGACCAAAATAACCCGGCGGGAGGGGACACCTCGCAGGTAAACATTCCCCGGGCAGCCCCGACACCGGCGGGGTGGGGCGCGGGGAGTTCACTCATTGCTCCCTAGACTCTCCCCAAACTCCCTCAACTTGGGGTGGGGGGCGCGGAACTGGAACAATAGGCAAGAAAACAATGCCTGACCCGGTCTTCCAGGACCGGGCGGGGGGAGCCCCCCCCACGCCTCCCTTCCCttcaggtggggtgggggaggggcacgCGAGCCCCGGGAGGTCTCCGGAGGGCGCGGCCGGGGGCGCCCCGCGCACGCCGCCCCCAGGGTCCCGCCGCCCCCCGCGGGCCACCCCCATACCTTGGTGGACGGCCACGCTGCACGCGTGCCCATCGCAGTAGACCAGCGGGTTCTCGGCCCAGCCCCTCTCGTCCGAACATACGCAGCAGCCTCCTACCATCTCCTTCATACTCCCATGAGCTCCCTCCGGGGCTGGGGCGGGGGGCCGGCCGGCGGGGGTCGGGGGtcaggggggagggagggagcggggGGCCGCGCGCCTCCtcgccccctcctcctcttcctccgccgccgccgcttcttttctttgcctcctccttcctcctcctccgcgtcctcctcctcctcctcctcgctcGCTCTGTCTGGCCGCCCCCCCCGCCGTGCTCTCGCCCTCATGCCCCGACGGGCCCCCCCCACAACAATGAGACTCGCACGCCGGGCTCGCCCCCTCCGCGCCGCTCGCCCGGCTCCTAAGGCCGCCCCGCCGCCGCGCAGCCCGGGCCCGGCGGGGGAGGCGCCGAGTGGCACATCGCGGGCGCCCGCCCGCCCCGCGCCGCCCCGCGCCACCCGCTCACGCGCCGCCCCCCCGGCCCCCCTGCCCGGCCGCGGCAGCCATGGCCGCGCGCCTCCGCTCGCTCGCTCCCGGCCCGCCCGCCGCCAGCCGCCGGGTAAAGTCTTAGGTTCAGGGAACAAAGCCTGGCTTGGTAGGGAGCTTTTCGC is part of the Chlorocebus sabaeus isolate Y175 chromosome 16, mChlSab1.0.hap1, whole genome shotgun sequence genome and encodes:
- the MLLT6 gene encoding protein AF-17 isoform X1, whose protein sequence is MKEMVGGCCVCSDERGWAENPLVYCDGHACSVAVHQACYGIVQVPTGPWFCRKCESQERAARVRCELCPHKDGALKRTDNGGWAHVVCALYIPEVQFANVLTMEPIVLQYVPHDRFNKTCYICEEQGRESKAASGACMTCNRHGCRQAFHVTCAQMAGLLCEEEVLEVDNVKYCGYCKYHFSKMKTSRHSSGGGGGGTGGGGGSGGSMGGGGSGFISGRRSRSASPSTQQEKHPTHHERGQKKSRKDKERLKQKHKKRPESPPSILTPPVVPTADKVSSSASSSSHHEASTQETSESSRDSKGKKSSSHSLSHKGKKLSSGKGVSSFTSASSSSSSSSSSSGGPFQPAVSSLQSSPDFSAFPKLEQPEEDKYSKPAAPAPSAPPSPSAPEPPKADLFEQKVVFSGFGPIMRFSTTTSSSGRARAPSPGDYKSPHVTGSGASAGTHKRMPALSATPVPADETPETGLKEKKHKASKRSRHGPGRPKGSRNKEGTGGPAAPSLPSAQLAGFTATAASPFSGGSLVSSGLGGLASRTFGPSGSLPSLSLESPLLGAGIYTSNKDPISHSGGMLRAVCSTPLSSSLLGPPGTSALPRLSRSPFTSTLPSSSASISTTQVFSLAGSTFSLPSTHIFGTPMGAVNPLLTQAESSHTEPDLEDCSFRCRGTSPQESLSSMSPISSLPALFDQTASAPCGGGQLDPAAPGTTNMEQLLEKQGDGEAGVNIVEMLKALHALQKENQRLQEQILSLTAKKERLQILNVQLSVPFPALPAALPAANGPVPGPYGLPPQAGSSDSLSTSKSPPGKSSLGLDNSLSTSSEDPHSGCPSRSSSSLSFHSTPPPLPLLQQSPATLPLALPGAPAPLPPQPQNGLGRAPGAAGLGAMPMAEGLLGGLAGSGGLPLNGLLGGLNGAAAPNPASLSQAGGAPTLQLPGCLNSLTEQQRHLLQQQEQQLQQLQQLLASPQLTPEHQTVVYQMIQQIQQKRELQRLQMAGGSQLPMASLLAGSSTPLLSAGTPGLLPTASAPPLLPAGALVAPSLGNNTSLMAAAVAAAGGPPVLTAQTNPFLSLSGADGSGGGPKGGTADKGASVNQEKG
- the MLLT6 gene encoding protein AF-17 isoform X3, producing the protein MKEMVGGCCVCSDERGWAENPLVYCDGHACSVAVHQACYGIVQVPTGPWFCRKCESQERAARVRCELCPHKDGALKRTDNGGWAHVVCALYIPEVQFANVLTMEPIVLQYVPHDRFNKTCYICEEQGRESKAASGACMTCNRHGCRQAFHVTCAQMAGLLCEEEVLEVDNVKYCGYCKYHFSKMKTSRHSSGGGGGGTGGGGGSGGSMGGGGSGFISGRRSRSASPSTQQEKHPTHHERGQKKSRKDKERLKQKHKKRPESPPSILTPPVVPTADKVSSSASSSSHHEASTQETSESSRDSKGKKSSSHSLSHKGKKLSSGKVSSLQSSPDFSAFPKLEQPEEDKYSKPAAPAPSAPPSPSAPEPPKADLFEQKVVFSGFGPIMRFSTTTSSSGRARAPSPGDYKSPHVTGSGASAGTHKRMPALSATPVPADETPETGLKEKKHKASKRSRHGPGRPKGSRNKEGTGGPAAPSLPSAQLAGFTATAASPFSGGSLVSSGLGGLASRTFGPSGSLPSLSLESPLLGAGIYTSNKDPISHSGGMLRAVCSTPLSSSLLGPPGTSALPRLSRSPFTSTLPSSSASISTTQVFSLAGSTFSLPSTHIFGTPMGAVNPLLTQAESSHTEPDLEDCSFRCRGTSPQESLSSMSPISSLPALFDQTASAPCGGGQLDPAAPGTTNMEQLLEKQGDGEAGVNIVEMLKALHALQKENQRLQEQILSLTAKKERLQILNVQLSVPFPALPAALPAANGPVPGPYGLPPQAGSSDSLSTSKSPPGKSSLGLDNSLSTSSEDPHSGCPSRSSSSLSFHSTPPPLPLLQQSPATLPLALPGAPAPLPPQPQNGLGRAPGAAGLGAMPMAEGLLGGLAGSGGLPLNGLLGGLNGAAAPNPASLSQAGGAPTLQLPGCLNSLTEQQRHLLQQQEQQLQQLQQLLASPQLTPEHQTVVYQMIQQIQQKRELQRLQMAGGSQLPMASLLAGSSTPLLSAGTPGLLPTASAPPLLPAGALVAPSLGNNTSLMAAAVAAAGGPPVLTAQTNPFLSLSGADGSGGGPKGGTADKGASVNQEKG